In the genome of uncultured Pseudomonas sp., the window GTCGCCAGCACCCTGTTGAATAAGTCGGGTGGCTACCTGTCCAACGACCTCGCGCCGCCGGGCCTGTGGCTGGACAATATGCCGAGCTGGGAGTTTGGTGTGCTGGTGCAGGTGCGCGACATGTCGCGGGCGATGCGCAAGGACTTCACCCGTTCGCAGTCGCAATCCACTGAAGACCCGGACTTGGCCAAGGCCGAGCCACGCTTTCACTTCGACCACAAAAGCTGGGCGCTGCCCGCCTCGGAAGCCGAGTACGCTGAAGGCATCAAGTCGCTGGAGCGCTACCTGGCCCGTCTATCTGACCCGACCCGCTCGGGTTCGCAGTTCTACACCCGCGCGGACAACCTGAACAACTGGCTGGGTGATGCCGCGACACGTCTGGGTTCGCTGTCGCAGCGCCTCTCGGCCAGCGTTGGCCAGGTCCGACTGAATACCAATGAAGTCGATCCGACACTGGCCGGCAGTGTCTCGCAAGAGAACTTTGTCGAGGGCGTGAACTACGAAACGCCATGGCTGCAGATCGACAATGTGTTCTACGAGGCCCGTGGTCAGGCTTGGGCGCTGGCGCATTTGCTGCGCGCCATTGAGGTGGATTTCGCCGATGTACTGGCGAAGAAAAATGCCACCGTCAGCGTGCGTCAGATCATCCGTGAGCTAGAGGCCGCGCAGGAAACCCTGTGGAGCCCGATGATCCTCAACGGCAGCGGTTACGGCCTGCTGGCCAACCACTCGCTGGTGATGGCCAACTATATTTCGCGGGCCAATGCCGGCCTGATCGATCTGCGCCAACTGCTGTCGCAGGGCTGATCAGTGGCCTGGACCGAGGCCGAGGTGGCGCACCGCGCTGCCTCGGACAGCGAGCGCGTTGCCTGGGTTGACGAGGATGACCAACTGTTGGGCGGCGTGCTGCGCAGCGAACTGCGCCAGCGGCATTTACGCGGCCGGGGCACCTATATCTTGCTGTTCAACAGTGCCGGCCTGCTCTGCGTGCATCGGCGCACCCTGAGCAAGGCGCTGTACCCCGGTTACTGGGATGTGGCCGCTGGCGGCATGGTGCTGGAAGACGAAAGCTATGCCGAGTCCGCCGCGCGCGAGCTGGCGGAAGAGCTGGGCATCGGTGATGCAGCGTTGGTCGAACACGCCCACTTTCGCTACGACGCACCGGAAAGCCGTTTGTGGTGCATGGCTTACTCGGCGGTGTCCGATGCGCCGCTGGTGTTGCAGCCAGAGGAAGTGTTGGAAGCGCGCTTTATCTCCATCGAACAGGCGCTGGCGGAGACCCGGCACCTGCCGTATTGCCCGGACTCCCTGGCGGCCTTGCAGCGCTATCTGGCAGCTATTGCGTAGGATGGGTTAGCCGTAGGTGTAACCCATCATGTTGGCAGCATGGCTATCATGAAGGACATCCATGTCCCTCACCCTGCGGGCAGCTAAAGCTGTGCAATACGGCATCCTGCTGTATTGTCGCTCTGCTCAACCCATCCTACAGCCGCAGTCCGGCGAGCCCAACCCTCGCCTTTACTGGCTTTGTGCGGGTTTTTTTGGACGTTTCGTTCGGCATCCTGCACAGCGTCGCTAATCCACCAAGTAATGGCGCACTTTTACCCTTAGCAGCAGCGTTTTTTGCCGTTACACTGCGCCGCCTTCAAGCCTTGGTTTGTATAGCCAAGGCGCGCTGCCCCTGCCAGAGTGGGGCTTCGCGGTCGACGCCCTAACCGGTTTTCAGTCGGCCAGTCGCTATCCTGACCCCTTCGAGGACAAACCGGTGGTCAAGAAAGCTTCTCCATTTGCCGCCCTCAGCGGCCTGGTGTATTCCACCGACAGCGGCCGGCATTGCCCAGGCTGCAGTCAGCCTGTGGACGCCTGCACCTGCAAACAAACACAGATCCCCGACGGTGATGGCATCGCCCGCGTGCGCCGCGAAACCAAGGGGCGTGGCGGCAAGACGGTGACCAGCATCAGCGGCGTGCCGCTGGCCGAAGAGCCGCTGAAAGAGCTGGTTGCCGCGCTGAAGAAGCGTTGCGGTTGCGGTGGCTCGCTCAAGGACGGGGTGATCGAGATCCAGGGTGATCACGTCGAGTTGCTGATTGCCGAGCTGATCAAGCGTGGCTTCAAAGCCAAAAAGTCCGGCGGCTAATCCAGTCTTTTCTAAACTTGCTCGGCAGTTGCACTGTCAATTGCCGGGCTATGGTCATTTCCAGAGTTTAATTTGTACGCGCCTTGGCCATGCCAGGGCCACTATCGCCAGTAAGGGAGACTTCAATGTCTGCACGACGCACACGCAAAGATGACGGCAGCCAGTGGACCGTAGCGGACAGCCGCAGCGTTTATGGCATCCGCCATTGGGGCGCGGGTTACTTCGCGATCAATGACAAGGGCCGTGTCGAAGTTCGCCCGAATGGCCCGCAGAGCACGCCAATCGACCTCTACGAGCAGCTCGATGAACTGCGCTCCAGCGGTTTGTCGCTGCCATTGTTGGTGCGCTTCCCCGACATTCTGCAAGACCGCGTGCGCCAGCTGACCGGGGCGTTTGACGCCAATATCGCGCGCCTGGAATACCAGAGCCAGTACACCGCGTTGTACCCGATCAAGGTCAACCAGCAGGAAGCGGTGGTGGAGAACATCATCGCCACGCAGAACGTCTCCATTGGCCTGGAAGCCGGTTCAAAACCGGAGCTGATGGCCGTGCTGGCGCTGGCGCCGAAGGGCGGTACCATCGTCTGCAACGGTTACAAGGACCGTGAATTTATCAAGCTGGCGTTGATGGGGCAGAAGCTCGGTCACAACGTGTTTATCGTCATCGAGAAAGAATCCGAAGTGCAGCTGGTGATCGAGGAGGCGGCCGAACTCAAGGTCGCCCCGCAGATCGGCCTGCGCGTGCGCCTGTCCTCGCTGGCCTCAAGCAAGTGGGCCGATACCGGCGGCGAGAAGTCCAAGTTCGGCCTGTCGGCGGCGCAACTGCTGTCGGTGGTCGAGCGTTTCCGTGCGGCCAAGCTGGATCAGGGCATCCGCCTGCTGCACTTCCACATGGGTTCGCAGATCGCCAATCTGGCCGACTACCAGCACGGCTTCAAGGAAGCTATCCGCTATTACGGCGAGCTGCGCGGCCTCGGCTTGCCGGTTGACCATATCGACGTCGGCGGCGGCTTGGGCGTGGATTACGACGGCACCCACTCGCGCAATGCCAGCTCGATCAACTACGACATGGATGACTACGCCGGCGTGGTGGTCGGCATGTTGAAGGAGTTCTGCGATGCGCAGGAGCTGCCGCATCCGCATATCTTCTCGGAAAGCGGCCGCTCGCTGACCGCGCACCACGCTCTCCTGGTGGTGCAGGTCACTGACGTGGAAAAGCACAACGACGAGATCCCGAAAGTCGAGGACGTCACCAGCCTGCCGGAAACCGTGCGCTATCTGGTTGAACTGCTCGGCCCGACCGATATCGAGATGGTCACTGAAACCTACTGGCGCGCCACCCACTATATGAGCGACGTGGCCAGCCAGTATGCCGACGGCAAACTCAGCCTGACCGAGAAAGCCCTGGCCGAGCAGTGCTACTTTGCCGTGTGCCGCCGCCTGCACAACTCGTTGAAGGCGCGTCAGCGTTCGCACCGCCAGGTGCTGGATGAGCTGAATGACAAGCTGGCGGACAAGTACATCTGTAACTTCTCGGTGTTCCAGA includes:
- a CDS encoding DUF2333 family protein codes for the protein MLDWKNRTAAAPAGASGSANSTPDKSSSNWVVRAVGGLLGLLLLLALVVGWYWSQEPAQFSVQQRAEAAAQARGHKLVNGYTTGETLRQVASTLLNKSGGYLSNDLAPPGLWLDNMPSWEFGVLVQVRDMSRAMRKDFTRSQSQSTEDPDLAKAEPRFHFDHKSWALPASEAEYAEGIKSLERYLARLSDPTRSGSQFYTRADNLNNWLGDAATRLGSLSQRLSASVGQVRLNTNEVDPTLAGSVSQENFVEGVNYETPWLQIDNVFYEARGQAWALAHLLRAIEVDFADVLAKKNATVSVRQIIRELEAAQETLWSPMILNGSGYGLLANHSLVMANYISRANAGLIDLRQLLSQG
- a CDS encoding NUDIX hydrolase, giving the protein MAWTEAEVAHRAASDSERVAWVDEDDQLLGGVLRSELRQRHLRGRGTYILLFNSAGLLCVHRRTLSKALYPGYWDVAAGGMVLEDESYAESAARELAEELGIGDAALVEHAHFRYDAPESRLWCMAYSAVSDAPLVLQPEEVLEARFISIEQALAETRHLPYCPDSLAALQRYLAAIA
- a CDS encoding translation initiation factor Sui1; the protein is MVKKASPFAALSGLVYSTDSGRHCPGCSQPVDACTCKQTQIPDGDGIARVRRETKGRGGKTVTSISGVPLAEEPLKELVAALKKRCGCGGSLKDGVIEIQGDHVELLIAELIKRGFKAKKSGG
- the speA gene encoding arginine decarboxylase is translated as MSARRTRKDDGSQWTVADSRSVYGIRHWGAGYFAINDKGRVEVRPNGPQSTPIDLYEQLDELRSSGLSLPLLVRFPDILQDRVRQLTGAFDANIARLEYQSQYTALYPIKVNQQEAVVENIIATQNVSIGLEAGSKPELMAVLALAPKGGTIVCNGYKDREFIKLALMGQKLGHNVFIVIEKESEVQLVIEEAAELKVAPQIGLRVRLSSLASSKWADTGGEKSKFGLSAAQLLSVVERFRAAKLDQGIRLLHFHMGSQIANLADYQHGFKEAIRYYGELRGLGLPVDHIDVGGGLGVDYDGTHSRNASSINYDMDDYAGVVVGMLKEFCDAQELPHPHIFSESGRSLTAHHALLVVQVTDVEKHNDEIPKVEDVTSLPETVRYLVELLGPTDIEMVTETYWRATHYMSDVASQYADGKLSLTEKALAEQCYFAVCRRLHNSLKARQRSHRQVLDELNDKLADKYICNFSVFQSLPDTWAIGQVLPILPLNRLDEEPLRRAVLQDLTCDSDGKIRQYVDEQSIETSLPVHEVREGEDYLLGIFLVGAYQEILGDMHNLFGDTDSVNIYQNQDGSVYHAGIETHDTIEDMLRYVHLSPEELMTHYRDKVASAKISPRERTQFLDALRLGLTRSSYLSS